GTTCCCACGACCCATAACCACTCTCACGGGGTCCGGATTGCTTCCGTACATTCCCGGCGCATGGCCCTGGATGATCTCTCCGTTATTTATAACGTTATACACTTCTTCCACCGTTATACTTCTTGCTTTGATCCGCTTCCGGCAGTGCCTGGAAAACCGGACACGGGCACGGCGAATGCGGACCATTTCTTCCTGCCATCGTTCTTTGCCGTCATACACTTCCCGGGCTGCCTCCTTTCTTTCGAAATTGAAGCGCCCGGGTTTTTCTCCCGCGGGCGCCCGTTTTCAACGCCCGCAGGGGCTTTTAAAAGCAAAGAAACACCTTAACGTCCAAGCCTGTAACTTTGCTTGCCCGTCAAGGTGTTCCACTTCCCAAATTTTCGTTTTCTCCCGCACGCCTCCCGGCGTGCATGTTCCGGCACCTTACATGTTACTGATACTCCGCCCCAGGCAAGCCAATCGGCTTGCAAACTCTTAACGCCGCAGGCGGGGGCACAGCCTTTCGCGCGGCGCTTAGCCCGTCTCGGTTTCTTTTCACCGCCGCAGGTTGGGCGTTCCTGTTTCCCGGCGGCTAGCCCGGTTCGTGTCGGGGAGGCCACCCCCCACTCTCAACGCCACTTGAAGCTGGGCGGCTTCGGCCTGTGGCGCTTGGGACTGCTCGCTTACAAGGGGTGTCGTGCGGCTGCCTTCGGAAGAGTCCACCTTCCTGCCGCTGCGGTCTTCCGCCGCTCACCCCAGGGGCCGGATACAGCTCCGGCCAGGCAAGGCATCCTGCCGCTCATCGCCTGCAGTCGTGCCGTTTTGCCCGTTTCTTACGGCTGGGTCCCACCGCCCGCGTCTGCTCATCGCCATGACGCCGGGAAAACGGAGTGCGCTGCTCATCGCCGAGGCACCCCATCCTGCGAGTACACCCTGCTCATCGCCGTGGGACTTTTCGCAGGACCTCTCTTGCCAACGTGTCCGCCTGCTCATCGCCGTGACGGCCGTTCCGGAGCTTCCATCCGTACCGGGAGAAGGCATCCCGATAGGCAAGGAGTAAAAAATTTGTGTCTTTCATCTTAACCCAAAACTTAACAAGCTTTTTGGCCTCTGTCAAGTGTTTTTTTGAAAAATTTTATGCCTCAGTTCACCGGGCTCAATTAGCACCTCGTCCGCGGTGTACATTTTTCCTGCCGGTGCCAGGTCTTTTCCCTCCCGTAAAGTCGGGAAGATGCACACATCGGCGTGCGGGAGGGGGTCTTCGCCCCGGCGGGGCGCATCAATTACCCATTTTTCCGCACCCGAAGTGCCTGTGAATTCCATTTCGGCCACGGCGCCGCCCCTACCGTTTCTCACCACCCGCCACTTGAACCCGGGTACCTCTTTTTTCGCCAGGGCGTAGAAAAGCCCAAGAGCCGCCAGGCGGCATGCTTCCTGGGCGTCCTTCGGCGGCCTCGCGTCAGCCGGAAGCCAGAGCCGGAACTGCCCCTTGAATTGCCCTATTTCGGCAAATACGTTGACCCAGCGTGCCATTCCAGCCCACCAGAGGCTGTTAAAAGCCGTACCCGCCGTTTGACGGGAACAACCCAAAGCAGTGGCGGCCGCGCCGGTGGTCAGCGCCTGGGCTTCAGTAAGGCAGGCCAGCAGGTCGAAGGCCCGGCCGGTGAAGTCGATTGATTCGCCGTCCCCCCGTTTGTACTGGGCCGCCCCTATTGAGATCCCCCTCGCGTAGTTAACGTTTTGCTTCCCTGATTCTCCTTTCACGCCGCACCCTCCTTCCCCGTATGCGTTCCGGGTCCAGCACGACCAGGTGCAGTTTCCTTTCCACCTTGTCGAAAGACAAAACCTGAAACGGCAATTGTTCCCCTTCCTCAATCATTTTGTTAAGTGGATAGCCGGCCAGGCCGATCAAGCCCTGGCGGACTTCAACGAACATTTCCCTGCCGCGAATTTTTAAAACTCTGCCGGTCAGGATGGTGCCCCGGCTGAATTCTTCGTTTTCCCAGGGGTCTTTGATTGATACCCGTATATCTTTTTTTTCTTTGTCTATGGCCTGAACCGTAACCCTGATCAATTGCCCCGGCCTGTATATCACGTCCAGGGGAAGCGATCTGGAATAGGCCGCATTTCGATACGGCACTTCAACTATCACGCCGCCGCCGATGTCAAGCCCCACGCCTCTTCTGGATACAAAGCGCACCAGGGCCGGAATTTCTTCGCCTTCGGTGAGGGTGCCCAGCAACTGGTTGATCGCCTCTTCGACCACTTCCCGCCGGGTGCAGGCCACAATGCCGTTTTTCCTGTCGATGCTTTTTATTTTGACGTTCACTTTCTGATTGACGAAAAAGTTCATCGTTCTTTCACTGGGCAGCCCGGTTTCGGATGAGGGCACCACGCCGCGCACTCCGTCCGCGTCTTCAAATTTGAGTTCCCAGTATAATCCGTTCAATGTTTTCGGCCTCACAACGGACGTTACGACCGCGCTTAAGACGCTGTCCCGGTCTTTGGCATCATAGAAAATATCCCATTGATCCAGTTCCGTTATGCTGGTTCCTTCCGGAGCTATCCGCATACATCATCCCCCCTGTCGGTTTTGAACTCGAATTCTATCTTGCCGTCTTCACCCAAAACCAGGATAGCTTCAAATTCCCTGCCGGCTTTGGATTTAAAACCTTTGATGACGCCGGTTTTGCCTTTCCGGAGCAGTTCTTTTGCC
Above is a genomic segment from Desulfofundulus luciae containing:
- a CDS encoding DUF4258 domain-containing protein, whose translation is MYDGKERWQEEMVRIRRARVRFSRHCRKRIKARSITVEEVYNVINNGEIIQGHAPGMYGSNPDPVRVVMGRGNGGRILHLVVALHGKTVILDTVYEPDPDIWEDDHRTLKSPRK
- a CDS encoding RNA-binding protein gives rise to the protein MRIAPEGTSITELDQWDIFYDAKDRDSVLSAVVTSVVRPKTLNGLYWELKFEDADGVRGVVPSSETGLPSERTMNFFVNQKVNVKIKSIDRKNGIVACTRREVVEEAINQLLGTLTEGEEIPALVRFVSRRGVGLDIGGGVIVEVPYRNAAYSRSLPLDVIYRPGQLIRVTVQAIDKEKKDIRVSIKDPWENEEFSRGTILTGRVLKIRGREMFVEVRQGLIGLAGYPLNKMIEEGEQLPFQVLSFDKVERKLHLVVLDPERIRGRRVRRERRIREAKR